A genomic segment from Gracilinanus agilis isolate LMUSP501 chromosome 1, AgileGrace, whole genome shotgun sequence encodes:
- the LOC123231010 gene encoding olfactory receptor 13C7-like, translating to MEGTNQTTVTEFVLLGLSGHPTLETIFFVLVLWMYLVILLGNGILIIVTVYDSHLHTPMYFFLGNLSFLDICYTTSSVPLILDSFLTPRKTISFSGCAVQMFLSFAMGATECVLLSMMAFDRYVAICKPLRYPVIMSKGTYMSMATGSWIAGGITSTVQTSLAMKLPFCGDNVINHFACEILAVLKLACADILPNVISMTVADIIFLVFPVLFIFTSYVFILSTILRIPSAEGRHKAFSTCSAHLTVVIIFYGTIFFMYLKPKSKDSLGVTKEDITDKFISLFYGVVTPMLNPLIYSLRNKDVKTAVKNLLGQKLFAE from the coding sequence atggaagggacCAATCAAACCACTGTGACAGAATTTGTTCTGCTGGGCCTCTCTGGCCACCCAACGCTGGAGACCATTTTCTTTGTGTTGGTCTTGTGGATGTACTTGGTAATCCTTCTGGGCAATGGTATCCTCATCATAGTAACTGTCTATGATTCCCACCTACACACACCCATGTACTTCTTCCTTGGTAACCTCTCTTTCCTGGACATTTGTTATACAACCTCTTCTGTACCCCTAATTCTAGACAGTTTCCTCACCCCAAGgaaaaccatttccttttctggctgtGCAGTACAAATGTTTTTATCCTTTGCTATGGGAGCAACTGAATGTGTGCTTCTGAGTATGATGGCATTTGACAGATATGTGGCGATCTGTAAGCCTCTGAGATACCCTGTTATCATGAGTAAAGGTACTTATATGTCAATGGCCACTGGCTCCTGGATAGCAGGGGGAATCACCTCTACAGTGCAAACCTCTCTTGCAATGAAGTTGCCCTTTTGTGGAGATAATGTCATTAATCATTTTGCATGTGAAATCTTGGCTGTCCTCAAACTGGCTTGTGCAGATATCTTACCTAATGTGATTAGTATGACAGTTGCTgatataatttttcttgttttcccagtgctattcatttttacttcttaTGTTTTCATCCTTTCCACTATCCTGAGAATCCCTTCAGCAGAGGGGAGACACAAAGCCTTTTCTACCTGCTCAGCCCACTTGACTGTGGTGATTATATTCTATGGAACCATTTTCTTCATGTACTTGAAACCCAAATCTAAGGACTCTCTTGGAGTAACCAAAGAAGACATTACTGACAAATTCATCTCCCTCTTCTATGGTGTAGTGACACCTATGCTCAATCCCTTGATCTATAGCCTGAGGAACAAAGATGTGAAGACAGCAGTGAAGAATTTGTTGGGTCAAAAGCTCTTCGCTGAGTGA